From the genome of Gallus gallus isolate bGalGal1 chromosome 4, bGalGal1.mat.broiler.GRCg7b, whole genome shotgun sequence:
ctttaaaggtcacgTAGTCCAACTCTCTGTATTGATATCTGTTCGTATCATTTCTGAAGATAATTGAGAAATTCCTTaacatctctgcattttttaaacatACCACTGATTGTATTCTTACCATTATGTAAAAATTTGTTCCTACGTAACTCAGAAAATCAATAACTGGAATTTTTGACGGTATTGGTAATGTCTTAGAGAAAGTAtgcaaaaagatattttaattatgtaattttcatattgtattttattttagttgaaTTTACTGTTTATTACAATTCAACAAATTCAGGAAATCCATGTATATTCTTCTCATAGGTTGGACTTCTTATTGAGGCATACTGAACAGAAAACCTATATAtgcttttgtgtttctctgAAGAACCAAGAAAATTCTGAGACACATAATGGGATCCCTTACAAGTATCTACGTTTTTGCTTGTGTGTTTTTATCCATACTTTGGAATAATATCCAGCCaactgtggaaaataaaatcactgcaaACTATTCAGGACATTTACTAACTGAAGTTCCAAAAAACATTCCAGTCCATACTCACATATTAGATTTATCACATAATAGCATCTCTGAAATTACTAACTTCAGATTTACTTCTCTTTCTGACCTTCAAGTATTAAACCTTTCTCATAATCTAATTACAGAGCTTGACTTTAGTGCCTTCATGTTTAATCAAGATTTAGAATACTTAGATTTATCTCACAATAACATTTGGACAGCTTACTGCCAATTGCTTGCACGTCTTCGACATTTAGATCTTTCTTTCAACAAGTTTACTGTCTTGCCAATCTGTCAGGAATTTGGGATCATGTTCCATTTAGAATATCTAGGATTAAGTGCCATGATGATACGAAGGTCAGACTTCAGATATGTGGCACATTTGCAGCTGGACACGGTCTTCCTAACCTTAGAAGACTTTTCTCTGTATGAGCCTCTAAGTCTGACAGCTTTAAATACACGGAGCCTTCACATTGTTTTTGCAACAAACCAAAACTTCAATTTTTCCCTCTTATATGATGGAATGAGCACTtcagaaaagttaaaaatagtTAATTTAAGATATACCTTGAGCCACAAAGattttccctccccttctttagagcttcagaagaaaatcaaaacaacagaTCTAACGCTTGACACTGTGGACTTAGAATGGACTGTCATTCTGCAAATTTTTCTGCTAGTTTGGGATTCATCTGTGGAGCACTTAACTGTGAGAAATTTGATTTTTCGGGGACCAGTGGTGGAGCTGACTGAATATAAACATGTACCCCTTTTAAGATCTCTGGAACAATTACTGTCCTTGGGTAGCTCCATGAAGGCACTAACTTTGGAGCGTGTTCGAAATAAGTTGTATTATTTCAACCAGGAGATTTTGTACAGACAGTTTTCAGAGATGAATATTGATAGTTTGACAATACATGATGCATGTATGCCGCACATGCTTTGCCCAAAAAAACGAAGCTCATTTCAGTATATAAATTTTTCCCGCAATGCCCTGACAGACGAATTGTTCCAGAATTGTGACACTCTGGCAAAtttgaaaatacttattttgcATAGGAATAAATTTGAGAGCCTTTCCAAGGTGAGCTTCATGACCAGCCGTATGAAATCACTGAGGTATCTGGACATGAGCAGCAACTTGCTGCGTAACAGTAGAGCTGAGGGGCGCTGTCAGTGGGCTGATTCTCTGGCAGAGCTGGACCTGTCCTCCAACCAGCTGACAGAGGCTGTGTTTGCGTGCTTGCCAGCTAATATCAATAAAGTGGACCTACAAAACAACCAGATTGCCAGTGTCCCCAAGGGGATCACTGAGCTGCACTCATTGCAGGAGCTGAACCTGGCATCCAACCGGCTGGCCGACCTGCCAGGGTGCAGGGCCTTTACAGGCCTGGAGATCCTGAACATAGAGAGGAATTTGATCCTCACCCCATCTGCCGACTTCTTTGAGACCTGCCCGAGCGTGAAGGAGCTGCAAGCTGGGCAAAACCCGTTCAAGTGTTCGTGTGAGCTGCAGGACTTCCTGCGCCTGGAGAGGCAGTCTGGGGGCAAGCTGTCCGGCTGGCCAGAGGCGTACGTGTGCAAGTACCCAGAAGACTTGAGCGGAACGCAGCTGAAGGACTTCCACTTGACCGAGCTGGCTTGCAACACGACTCTGCTGCTtgtgacagctctgctgctgaccctggtgctggtggctgtggtggCCTTTCCGTGCATCTACCTGGATGTGCCGTGGTACGTGCGGATGCTGTGGCAGTGGACGCAGACAAAGAGGAGAGCTTGGCACGACTGCCCCGAGGAGCGGGAAACcgctctgcagttccacgccTTCATTTCCTACAGCGAACGCGATTCCCTGTGGGTGAAGAATGAGCTGATCCCCAATTTGGAGAAGGGGGAGGGCTGCATCCAGCTGTGTCAGCATGAGAGGAACTTTATCCCTGGCAAAAGCATTGTGGAGAACATCATTAACTGCATTGAGAAGAGCTACAAGTCCATCTTTGTGTTGTCCCCCAACTTTGTGCAGAGCGAGTGGTGTCACTACGAGCTGTACTTTGCCCATCACAGGTTGTTTAGTGAGAATTCCAACAGCTTAATCCTGATCTTGCTGGAGCCGATCCCTTCATACGTTATCCCTGCGAGGTACCACAAGCTGAAGGCTCTCATGGCAAAGAGAACGTACCTGGAGTGGCCAAAGGAGAGGAGCAAGCATGCCCTTTTCTGGGCTAACCTGAGGGCAGCTGTTAATATTAAGCTGCCGACATCCTTTGAAACAGATGAGGAGCAAAGTGATGTCACATCTACCAGTAGTATAACCCAACGTCTGATTACGTGACTTCGCTATCTTGCATTAGTTTTTGCTAGTCAGAGTTTTATAggatttttacagtatttttaggTTCTCACAAAATGTTGTGAAGCGTTCCTAAATTGCTGTTACTTATTTTAGTTGTGCAAGTAGTCAGAAGTTTTGTTATTATCACATAAAGAATGAGAGGGAATTTTTTCTACTGATTGCACTTATTTTTTACTCAAGCTGCTTTGATTTTGGATGCATCCCAATGATTCCAACCATAtatgaaagtgaaaaagatACTAATTCAGTGCCATCAGGAATATTAAGGTCACACACTTAATCTTTGCTCTGACAAGGACGTTGTGGGGTAAATGTGGTAGGGATCTTCTTCCTTTAGATTTAACtaagtaataaaaacaagaagaaaactcTTAATATCCATTTGTAAGCCAGTACAGTAGATGTCAAGGGTATAGTATCCCTACACCTTCAAACCTGTTTGTTAGTTACCCCAGATCTGTGTTCATTTCTGGCAAGTTTTTCCTTAGTCAGAGACAAAGACTGTCCTGGGTAAAAGCTGGAAGTTGGAGCCATAATACCTGTTTAATATCCATCATACTTCACTGTCCCCTATATTGCCATTTGCCTAGATTTACCCATTAAGTAATGATTTCATGGAATTCACCTCTGTTTGTCTTCAAAAGAACAGTTAATAATTGAATTTATGATTTTTAGtactattaaaatattattgtttCTACTGTATTCATATCAAGCTCTATTGtgttgttcttcatttttttctgaactatagttatatatatttcagtCATATTTTCTTATCATGAGCTCCTTCACCTTTGAGgtcaagaaaacagaaaaaagattCCTTAGTCTATCACCATTTGATTACAAAAAGTTCTTTCAGTTGCACCACTGTCATCTTCcattaaattataaaatatatgctCTTGCTCTCTATCTCTCTGCAGCTGTTAGGAAGCAACCAATTTTATAATATAGTTTTGTAGGTATTTAGAGTAAGTCACATGGTAATATTGCAGGAAACCCCCTATTATTTATAGAAAGCTGGTAATGCTGCACATGAACAATAGGAAGCAGAACTTGCACAACCATTGAGAAAGAGCCTAATTACCAGAACTGTCACCGAATTAGGCCATTTCTTGTTTAGGACTGATATTTTGGGAGTAAATCCCTTGTTATCTCTATGAGACATCAAATCACTTGCTGTGTGTGACTTTAATTTGACAACCTAATAGAtgtctcatttttttaatgttcttaagCTTCCTGGTGTTGTGTGGCTGGTGGCCAGAAGCTGCACACTTGCCCTCCTCGCCTGGTGGAAGTGACAAGCCCTGTGGCTACTGCATGTGAAGTGAGTGAGCCACAGGGAGGATGCGCTCCCTCTCACGTGCTGCTAACTCTGCAGTGGGAGCTGGAGGATTCAGCATACTGATAAGCAGATTGTCTGGGGGCAGGGAGCTGTTTGGGTGTACCATGGGGCCTGCAGAGAGGAAGACATTTCATGAGAGGAAGACTTTGCCCTCTCCTGTGTGTCACTTCATGGAAACCTCTGAGCAGCCCAGGCAGCAGGCACTGAGGGCTGCTAGatccatggcagcagctgccagacTTTCTCCACAGCAACAGTGGTat
Proteins encoded in this window:
- the TLR1A gene encoding toll-like receptor1 isoform X1; protein product: MGSLTSIYVFACVFLSILWNNIQPTVENKITANYSGHLLTEVPKNIPVHTHILDLSHNSISEITNFRFTSLSDLQVLNLSHNLITELDFSAFMFNQDLEYLDLSHNNIWTAYCQLLARLRHLDLSFNKFTVLPICQEFGIMFHLEYLGLSAMMIRRSDFRYVAHLQLDTVFLTLEDFSLYEPLSLTALNTRSLHIVFATNQNFNFSLLYDGMSTSEKLKIVNLRYTLSHKDFPSPSLELQKKIKTTDLTLDTVDLEWTVILQIFLLVWDSSVEHLTVRNLIFRGPVVELTEYKHVPLLRSLEQLLSLGSSMKALTLERVRNKLYYFNQEILYRQFSEMNIDSLTIHDACMPHMLCPKKRSSFQYINFSRNALTDELFQNCDTLANLKILILHRNKFESLSKVSFMTSRMKSLRYLDMSSNLLRNSRAEGRCQWADSLAELDLSSNQLTEAVFACLPANINKVDLQNNQIASVPKGITELHSLQELNLASNRLADLPGCRAFTGLEILNIERNLILTPSADFFETCPSVKELQAGQNPFKCSCELQDFLRLERQSGGKLSGWPEAYVCKYPEDLSGTQLKDFHLTELACNTTLLLVTALLLTLVLVAVVAFPCIYLDVPWYVRMLWQWTQTKRRAWHDCPEERETALQFHAFISYSERDSLWVKNELIPNLEKGEGCIQLCQHERNFIPGKSIVENIINCIEKSYKSIFVLSPNFVQSEWCHYELYFAHHRLFSENSNSLILILLEPIPSYVIPARYHKLKALMAKRTYLEWPKERSKHALFWANLRAAVNIKLPTSFETDEEQSDVTSTSSITQRLIT